From a single Candidatus Methylacidiphilales bacterium genomic region:
- the tyrS gene encoding tyrosine--tRNA ligase, which produces MTAEQQLDLLCQGVETIHSKPELLKKLQTGRPLRVKLGFDPTSPDLHLGHAVVLNKIRQFQDLGHTAVILVGDYTARIGDPTGRSKTRVPLDPAQIDANARTYTDQVFKILNPAQTEVRRNSEWFDKFTYADVLKLNGRITVAQLLAREDFRKRFESDQAISLTEFQYPLMQGHDSVEVKADVELGGNDQLFNNLVGRDQQKDAGQEPQVVMVLPILEGTDGVEKMSKSLGNYIGIAEAPSEMFGKAMSISDELMGRWYPVLLGHKLDPATHPMEAKKHLASSIVTRYHGEEAGKAARADFEQKFSKKDLSTADMPEITVSASPIWIVKLLQETGAVTSGGEARRLITQGGVKINGEKVADDKAQVTVEPGMILQSGKKFFARLKA; this is translated from the coding sequence ATGACCGCCGAACAACAGCTCGACCTTCTGTGCCAGGGCGTGGAAACCATCCACTCCAAACCCGAGCTTCTCAAAAAACTCCAGACTGGCCGTCCCCTCCGGGTCAAACTTGGCTTCGACCCCACCTCGCCAGACCTCCACCTCGGCCATGCCGTGGTGCTCAATAAGATCCGCCAATTCCAGGACCTCGGCCACACCGCCGTCATCCTCGTCGGGGATTACACCGCCCGCATCGGCGACCCCACCGGCCGCTCCAAGACCCGCGTGCCCCTCGATCCCGCCCAGATCGACGCCAACGCCCGCACCTACACCGACCAGGTCTTCAAGATCCTCAACCCCGCCCAAACCGAAGTCCGCCGCAACAGCGAATGGTTCGACAAGTTCACCTACGCCGATGTGCTCAAACTCAACGGCCGCATCACCGTGGCCCAACTCCTGGCCCGGGAGGATTTCCGCAAGCGCTTCGAGTCCGACCAGGCCATCAGCCTGACCGAGTTCCAATACCCCCTCATGCAGGGCCACGACTCCGTGGAAGTGAAGGCCGACGTGGAGCTTGGCGGCAATGACCAGTTGTTCAACAACCTCGTCGGACGCGACCAGCAGAAGGACGCCGGCCAGGAGCCCCAGGTCGTCATGGTCCTTCCTATTCTCGAAGGAACGGATGGCGTCGAAAAAATGAGCAAATCCCTGGGGAATTACATCGGCATTGCCGAGGCCCCCTCGGAGATGTTCGGCAAGGCTATGAGCATCAGTGACGAACTCATGGGCCGTTGGTATCCCGTGCTCCTGGGCCACAAACTAGACCCCGCGACCCATCCGATGGAGGCCAAGAAACACTTGGCCAGTTCCATCGTCACCCGTTACCACGGCGAGGAGGCGGGGAAAGCGGCCCGGGCCGATTTCGAACAGAAGTTTTCCAAGAAGGATCTTTCCACCGCTGACATGCCGGAGATCACCGTCAGTGCGTCCCCGATCTGGATCGTGAAGCTGCTACAAGAAACGGGAGCGGTCACCAGCGGCGGCGAAGCCCGCCGACTGATCACCCAAGGCGGCGTGAAGATCAACGGGGAAAAGGTCGCCGACGACAAGGCCCAGGTCACCGTCGAGCCGGGCATGATCCTGCAGAGCGGGAAAAAGTTCTTTGCGCGACTGAAGGCTTGA
- a CDS encoding Rne/Rng family ribonuclease codes for MFIQKIKEFLGIARKGDAKEIIINVEPLEDRVALLEGGVLEEFSIERDSDRNISGNIYKGRVHNIEPALKALFIDIGVEKNAFLHYWDAMPAALDNGVEQIERGGKKKAKKITQNDIPRLYPPGSDIIVQVTKGPIGTKGARITTNVSLAGRFLVLTPFTDTFGISRKIEDPKERQRLRKILNELDVPDGMGVIMRTAGEGMKARYFVRDLAILLKQWESIESEMNKGAAPRILLEEPDLVERTVRDFLTDEIDRVVIDDLETCDRVKALVREISKRSEKLITWHSDPVPVFEKYNVGKQIDSAFRRQVWLKSGAYLVIDETEALVAIDVNTGRNKGGNDTDNTILNTNLEAAEEAARQLRLRNIGGIIIIDFIDMKSRKDQQQVLKHFKDNLKRDKAKTHVLPISQLGLLEMTRQRVQESISRAIYMECPHCKGRGTVKSPESMSVEVQREINRIMAKHPDVHELRVIVHPHVMDRLRREDEQLLVELERRHQGKLAFRSDPAFHYEEFKILNALTEQELS; via the coding sequence ATGTTCATCCAAAAAATAAAGGAATTCCTCGGCATCGCCCGCAAAGGCGACGCCAAAGAAATCATCATCAACGTCGAGCCCCTCGAGGACCGCGTCGCCCTGCTCGAAGGCGGCGTTCTCGAGGAGTTCTCCATCGAGCGGGACAGCGACCGCAACATCTCCGGCAATATTTACAAGGGCCGGGTGCACAACATCGAGCCCGCCCTCAAGGCCCTCTTCATCGACATCGGCGTCGAGAAGAATGCCTTCCTGCACTATTGGGACGCCATGCCGGCGGCCCTGGACAACGGGGTCGAGCAGATTGAGCGCGGTGGCAAAAAGAAAGCCAAGAAGATCACCCAGAACGACATCCCCCGCCTTTACCCCCCCGGCTCGGACATCATCGTCCAGGTGACCAAGGGACCCATCGGCACCAAGGGGGCCCGCATCACCACCAACGTCAGTCTCGCCGGGCGGTTCCTCGTCCTCACCCCGTTCACGGACACTTTCGGGATCTCGCGCAAAATCGAGGACCCCAAGGAACGCCAGCGCCTGCGCAAGATCCTCAATGAACTCGACGTTCCCGACGGCATGGGGGTCATCATGCGCACCGCGGGTGAGGGCATGAAGGCCCGCTACTTCGTCCGCGATCTGGCCATCCTATTGAAACAGTGGGAGTCCATCGAGTCCGAGATGAACAAGGGCGCCGCGCCCAGGATACTTCTCGAAGAACCCGATCTGGTTGAACGTACCGTGCGCGACTTCCTCACGGACGAAATCGACCGCGTGGTCATCGACGACCTGGAGACCTGTGACCGCGTCAAGGCCCTGGTGCGCGAGATTTCCAAACGATCCGAGAAGCTCATCACCTGGCACAGCGATCCCGTGCCGGTGTTTGAAAAATACAACGTCGGCAAACAGATCGACTCCGCCTTCCGCCGGCAGGTCTGGTTGAAGTCCGGGGCCTATCTGGTCATTGACGAAACGGAGGCCCTGGTGGCCATCGATGTCAACACCGGCCGGAACAAGGGCGGGAACGACACCGACAACACCATCCTCAACACCAACCTGGAAGCCGCCGAGGAAGCCGCGCGCCAGCTCCGCCTGCGCAACATCGGGGGGATCATCATCATCGACTTCATCGACATGAAGTCGCGCAAGGACCAGCAGCAGGTGTTGAAGCACTTCAAGGACAACCTCAAACGCGACAAGGCCAAGACCCATGTCCTGCCCATCTCGCAACTCGGATTGTTGGAAATGACCCGCCAGCGGGTCCAGGAAAGCATCAGCCGTGCGATTTACATGGAATGCCCGCACTGCAAGGGCCGGGGAACGGTCAAGAGCCCCGAATCGATGTCGGTGGAAGTCCAGCGTGAGATCAACCGCATCATGGCCAAGCATCCCGACGTGCATGAACTGCGGGTCATCGTCCATCCCCACGTCATGGACCGCCTGCGGCGTGAGGACGAGCAATTGCTTGTCGAGTTGGAGCGCCGCCACCAGGGGAAGCTGGCCTTCCGCAGCGATCCCGCCTTCCATTACGAGGAATTCAAGATTCTCAACGCCCTGACCGAACAGGAATTAAGCTGA
- the rpsA gene encoding 30S ribosomal protein S1, producing MKDISALLDASLQNFKEGTIIKGTIVDKRAKEITLDIGYKSEGTIDTDEFENPEELEVGQQIEVLLERLEDDYGNVVLSRQKAAQKQNWEKIVKIFNEGGKITGRVRKIVKGGLMVNVGVEAFIPASQIDIIPPKNLRDFEDAMIECKIVKLNEERKNVVLSRRELIEAERAEKRTKLLGQIEKGSIVKGVIKNLTDFGAFIDLDGLDGLLHITDISWSRVSHPSEMLKIGQELEVVVLDIDREKERVSLGLKQRTDNPWEKLVDKYPLNGKIHGKITNLVPYGAFVELEPGIEGLIHVSEISWTKRIARPSDVLAIGQEVDALVTDINKEEQKLSLSLRQLEANPWDSIGEKYPEKSRVKGVVRNLTAYGAFVELEEGIDGMIHVSDLSWTRKVNHPSEMLKKGDEVEAMVLGIDRQNQRISLGIKQIEDDPWTAIESRYKVGEVVKGKVSKIASFGAFIELADEIDGLVHISQISEDRVNKVKDVLKIGNEVTARVIKVDKAERRIGLSIKAADYSDEQLAKETATYENLRSGEQLGSMGDAFSRAEEEFRPGEGSKE from the coding sequence GTGAAAGATATCTCCGCACTCCTGGACGCCTCCCTGCAAAACTTCAAGGAAGGCACCATCATCAAGGGCACCATCGTCGACAAACGTGCCAAAGAAATCACCCTCGACATCGGCTACAAGTCCGAAGGCACCATCGACACCGACGAATTCGAGAACCCCGAGGAACTCGAGGTCGGCCAACAGATCGAAGTCCTCCTCGAAAGACTCGAAGACGACTATGGCAACGTGGTCCTCTCCCGCCAGAAGGCGGCCCAGAAACAGAACTGGGAAAAAATCGTCAAGATCTTCAACGAAGGCGGCAAAATCACCGGCCGCGTCCGCAAAATCGTCAAGGGCGGTCTCATGGTCAATGTCGGTGTCGAAGCCTTCATCCCCGCCTCCCAGATCGACATCATCCCGCCGAAAAACCTGCGCGACTTCGAGGATGCCATGATCGAGTGCAAGATCGTCAAGCTCAACGAGGAACGCAAAAACGTCGTCCTCTCCCGCCGTGAACTCATCGAGGCCGAACGCGCCGAGAAACGCACCAAGCTCCTCGGCCAGATCGAGAAGGGCAGCATCGTCAAGGGCGTCATCAAAAACCTCACCGACTTCGGCGCCTTCATCGACCTCGACGGTCTCGACGGTCTTCTCCACATCACCGACATTTCCTGGAGCCGCGTCAGCCACCCTTCGGAAATGCTCAAGATCGGCCAGGAGCTCGAAGTCGTCGTTCTCGACATCGACCGCGAAAAAGAACGCGTCAGCCTCGGCCTCAAGCAGCGCACCGACAACCCCTGGGAGAAGCTCGTCGACAAGTATCCCCTCAACGGGAAGATCCACGGGAAAATCACCAACCTCGTCCCCTACGGCGCGTTCGTCGAACTCGAGCCCGGCATCGAAGGACTCATCCACGTCTCGGAAATTTCCTGGACCAAGCGCATCGCCCGCCCGTCGGACGTGCTCGCCATCGGCCAGGAAGTGGACGCCCTCGTCACCGACATCAACAAGGAAGAGCAGAAGCTCTCGCTGTCGCTCCGCCAACTCGAAGCCAATCCGTGGGATTCCATCGGGGAGAAATACCCCGAGAAGAGCCGCGTCAAGGGCGTCGTCCGCAACCTTACCGCCTATGGCGCGTTTGTGGAACTGGAAGAAGGCATCGATGGCATGATCCACGTGTCCGACCTCTCTTGGACCCGCAAGGTCAACCACCCCTCGGAAATGCTCAAGAAGGGCGACGAAGTCGAGGCCATGGTCCTCGGCATCGACCGCCAGAACCAGCGCATCAGCCTGGGTATCAAACAAATCGAGGACGATCCGTGGACCGCGATCGAGTCGCGCTACAAGGTCGGCGAAGTGGTCAAGGGCAAGGTCTCCAAGATCGCGTCCTTCGGCGCCTTCATCGAACTGGCCGACGAAATCGACGGTCTGGTCCACATCTCGCAGATCAGCGAAGACCGCGTCAACAAGGTCAAGGATGTGCTCAAGATCGGCAACGAAGTCACCGCCCGCGTCATCAAGGTCGACAAGGCGGAACGCCGCATCGGCCTCTCGATCAAGGCCGCGGACTACTCCGATGAACAGCTGGCCAAGGAAACGGCCACCTACGAAAACCTGCGCAGCGGCGAACAACTCGGCTCGATGGGCGACGCGTTCAGCCGTGCGGAAGAAGAATTCCGCCCCGGCGAAGGTTCGAAGGAATAA
- a CDS encoding FtsW/RodA/SpoVE family cell cycle protein, whose translation MRPLSIWQKIGRFHWLLLTLMMGMAVASVFFVFSATHTSDNPELQRAAYQQITWLALGSGVFLFLALTHYENLVRYGWLIYLGMIFLLILVLVFGKEVNGAKSWIRFGSFGIQPAEFCKVAFMCGLAWFMVRQSDHVRKFWFILAVGGLALVPMALILGQPDFGSAAVFLPITFFMLWASGAKRRFLMIPVFCAVAGVFGSYWIIYRADWKGTLQDIPRATQEGVLMAVMLKGQPEETPSVIGSAPAPKPRPAVPQPPPAEGETASKVVLKTYQLNRIRTFFKPDLDPLGAGWTIRQSLIAVGSGGLKGKGYLHGDQNIYGFLPKNIAYNDFIFSVIAEEFGFAGGAILIVCHGLVIICLLRVGGRSRDLAGALFCAGLAGLWFVHFFINIGMTIKVVPITGIPLPLTSYGGTFLVACMAGLGIVQSVWIHRRDF comes from the coding sequence ATGAGACCGCTGTCGATTTGGCAGAAAATCGGGCGCTTCCACTGGCTTCTCCTCACCCTGATGATGGGCATGGCCGTCGCCAGCGTGTTTTTTGTCTTCAGCGCCACCCACACCAGTGACAATCCCGAGTTGCAACGGGCCGCTTACCAGCAGATCACCTGGCTGGCCCTGGGGTCGGGTGTTTTCCTGTTTCTGGCCCTGACGCACTATGAAAACCTGGTGCGTTACGGCTGGTTGATCTACCTCGGAATGATTTTTCTGCTCATCTTGGTGCTGGTCTTTGGCAAAGAAGTCAACGGCGCCAAAAGTTGGATTCGTTTTGGCAGCTTCGGCATCCAGCCGGCGGAATTCTGCAAGGTGGCGTTCATGTGCGGCCTGGCCTGGTTCATGGTGCGCCAGTCGGATCATGTGCGCAAATTTTGGTTCATTCTGGCGGTCGGAGGACTGGCCCTCGTTCCGATGGCCCTCATTCTCGGCCAGCCCGACTTCGGCTCCGCCGCCGTTTTCCTCCCGATCACCTTTTTCATGCTCTGGGCTTCCGGGGCCAAGCGCCGCTTCCTGATGATCCCGGTGTTCTGCGCCGTGGCCGGAGTGTTCGGTTCCTACTGGATCATCTACCGTGCGGATTGGAAGGGCACGCTTCAGGATATCCCCCGCGCGACACAGGAGGGCGTGCTCATGGCGGTGATGCTCAAAGGGCAACCCGAGGAAACTCCCTCAGTCATCGGCTCCGCCCCCGCTCCCAAGCCCCGCCCTGCCGTCCCGCAGCCCCCGCCCGCCGAAGGGGAAACCGCTTCCAAGGTGGTCCTCAAAACCTATCAGCTCAACCGCATTCGCACCTTCTTCAAGCCCGACCTCGACCCCCTGGGTGCCGGCTGGACCATCCGCCAATCCCTCATCGCCGTGGGTTCCGGCGGCTTGAAAGGCAAGGGCTACCTCCACGGCGACCAGAATATCTACGGCTTCCTGCCCAAGAACATCGCCTACAACGATTTCATCTTTTCCGTCATCGCCGAGGAATTCGGTTTCGCCGGGGGCGCCATCCTGATCGTTTGCCACGGCCTGGTCATCATCTGCCTGCTGCGTGTCGGGGGCCGTTCCCGCGATCTGGCCGGGGCGCTTTTTTGTGCCGGCCTGGCCGGACTTTGGTTTGTCCACTTTTTCATCAACATCGGCATGACCATCAAAGTTGTGCCGATCACCGGCATTCCCCTCCCCTTGACCAGCTATGGCGGCACCTTCCTGGTCGCCTGCATGGCCGGCCTCGGCATCGTCCAGAGTGTCTGGATCCACCGGAGGGATTTTTGA